One Nostoc sp. CENA543 genomic window, GTCATTGTCGGTAACACTTGCCTTTATGGTGCTACAGGTGGTGTATTATTTGCCAACGGTTTAGGCGGAGAACGCTTTGCTGTTCGCAACTCCAAAGGTGTAGCCGTCATTGAAGGCGCAGGTGATCACTGCTGTGAATATATGACCGGCGGTGTGATTGTAGTGTTGGGTAAAGTTGGACGCAACGTCGCGGCTGGGATGACTGGCGGACTGGCGTACTTCTTAGAAGAAGACAGCGCATTTCCTGATCTAGTTAACAAAGAAATTGTCAAACTCCAACGGGTGATGACAGCTGCCGGCGAGAAACAATTGAAAGATTTAATCACTGCTCACGTAGAACGTACAGGTTCACCCAAAGCCAAGTTTATCTTACAAAACTGGTCAGAATTCCTACCCCGATTCTGGCAATTAGTGCCACCTTCTGAGGCGGATAGTCCAGAGGCTAATCCCCAAGCTGTGGTAGAAAAACATCTGAGTTCTGTGTAATTAAATCAGGTTCAGATTGATCAATAAATCGTGAGAAGAGACGCTGGATTGCAGCGTCTCTTTTTTAGCAAAGACATACCAGAAGTTGGAAAATTAGATGAACTAGAAACACAAAATTTGGTTGTGTACAGCAGTAAATTACTTCCGAGAAGGGATTTTAACCTGGGTCATCGGCGATGTCTGCGACAAGCAGTAATACCAATTCACTAAAATTCTGATACAGATCGAAACCCAGAAAACCTTGTCAAGTCAGGATTTATCAATTGCGAATTGCGTTAGCGAAGCGGGACGAAGTCCATTGCGAATTGTGAATTGGTATTACAAGCTTTCCTTGATGAACAAGCAATATTAAATGAAAAGTAGGGCATTACGGATCAATCTATTTGTGTAAAATCAAAGTGCAGCAGAGATTTTTCTATATAAAAGTGTGCGAGTCATCCAACCCAGGAGTTTCCCCACCATGATCGCAACCAAAGAAAACTTCCCCACCCTAACCCCCGAAGAATATTTCACTTGGGAAGAACAGCAACTAGAAAAACACGAACTGATCAACGGTCAAGTTTATGCCATGACAGGTGGCAGCGTAAATCATAGCCGCATTGCTGTCCGCATCACCACACTATTCTCCAATCATCTAGAAAATAGCCCCTGCGAAACTGGTAATTCCGACCTCCGGATCAATATTGTCGGCACAAATAACTACACCTACCCAGATGTCAGCGTCACCTGCGACGTTCGCGACAAAACCACAACCCAATATATTACCTACCCCTGCTTAATCGTCGAAGTCCTCTCCGCCAGCACCGAAGCCTACGACAGAGGCAGTAAATTCCGAATGTACCGCCAAAACCCAGCCTTAATCGATTACCTACTAGTCAGTTCCACCAGCATCGAAATCGACCTGTATCACAAAAACGACGCAGGCGATTGGTTGATTATCAACTACAAAGCAGGCGACACAATCGAACTCAAAAGTATTAACCTCAATTTCCCCATTGAACAAGTTTATCGCGGTTTAATGTAATTTAAAGTTTGGTTTTGCCGCAGTTTAAAGTTTGATTTTGCCACCACATTGTCTGAAATCCCGGTAACTCAGTTCCACAAATATCCTAAGATAAGCAGTTTTTAAAGCCTGAGTTTGCCGATATAGCAATTTTAAAGTTTGACATTGCCGAAATAGTCTGGACTTGTTATGGTGTTTTTATAGGTAAAATTGTACTAATTTCAGAGGAGATAACCATGCTCTATGATGTCGATTTTCAAGCATGGTGTAATAGTTTGCCGCTCTCCCAACAACAAAGAGATTTGGTTAACCAAATTAGAACTTCCCCTCCTGCTCGTAAAGTCAAAGGAGGAGGAAGAAACGTTCATGGCCCCTATGCTAGCTCAAAGATGGGTAGAACGATTCAATTTGAGTCTCATACTGTTGAATTACCAGCTATGACTCAATTTTATGAATATGACGACCAAGTTTTAGAATATTGGGATCAACCGATTAAATTCAGTATTAAATGCTCACCACAAGGTAAACAAGCCACAACTATCAGTCATTATCCCGATTTTTTTGTAATGAGAAAGAATTGTTGTGGTTTTGAAGAGTGGAAAACAGAGAAAAGACTGGAAAAACTTAGTGAGGAACAGCCTTATCGCTATCAAAAAATAGAAAAACAATGGGTGGATGTCATTGTTCAGGAATATATCGAAAGCTTAGGATATTATTATCGTCTTCGCTCTGATAGTGAAATTGATTGGGTCAAATATCGCAATCAGAAATATTTACAACCCTACAAACAAGGATATTTAAAGCAACAATATATCCTTAATGACCAAGTAGAAGCCAATGTTCAAGAGATTATCGTTAATTATCCCGGTATTAACCTCACCAATCTGTTTGAGAAGGCGAAAAATGCCACTATTGATGATATTAATACCTTAATTGCCCTCGAAAAAGTCTATGTGAATTTAAGCGAAGTAGCTTTAGTGGAGCAAGAGAAAGTTCATCTATTCCGTGATCAAGCTACAGCCGAAGCTTATATCACGGCCACTCACGATTATTGTGAACCTGTATCCAGCAATGTGCCGATCGTTGAACTTAAAGTGGGGTCATCATTTTTGTTAGATGGAAAAAGCCTCACCATTGACCATATTGGGGAAAGTAAAATCATTTTTAGAGGAGAACAAGGAATTATTCGCTGGACTTATGCA contains:
- a CDS encoding Uma2 family endonuclease yields the protein MIATKENFPTLTPEEYFTWEEQQLEKHELINGQVYAMTGGSVNHSRIAVRITTLFSNHLENSPCETGNSDLRINIVGTNNYTYPDVSVTCDVRDKTTTQYITYPCLIVEVLSASTEAYDRGSKFRMYRQNPALIDYLLVSSTSIEIDLYHKNDAGDWLIINYKAGDTIELKSINLNFPIEQVYRGLM